The proteins below are encoded in one region of Apium graveolens cultivar Ventura chromosome 4, ASM990537v1, whole genome shotgun sequence:
- the LOC141721355 gene encoding small ribosomal subunit protein eS27y, translated as MTLSNDIDLLHPPADVEKRKHKLKRLVQTPNSFFMDVKCQGCFNITTVFSHSQTVVVCGNCQTVLCQPTGGRARLTEGSSFRRKSD; from the exons ATG ACTCTTTCGAATGATATAGATTTGTTGCACCCACCTGCTGATGTTGAGAAGAGAAAGCATAAGCTCAAGCGTCTCGTTCAAACCCCCAATTCCTTCTTCATG GATGTGAAATGCCAGGGATGCTTTAACAT AACTACTGTGTTTAGCCACTCTCAGACTGTTGTGGTGTGTGGCAACTGCCAGACAGTATTATGTCAGCCAACCGGCGGACGTGCCAGGCTTACAGAGGGATCCTCGTTTAGGAGGAAGAGCGATTGA